In Arachis stenosperma cultivar V10309 chromosome 1, arast.V10309.gnm1.PFL2, whole genome shotgun sequence, one DNA window encodes the following:
- the LOC130981870 gene encoding uncharacterized protein LOC130981870 translates to MEIDEDEKEEEVARKEEEQLRTKVLKRKITLEEQIPIPFLTLAKKAKKHEELDPNIVQIFKNVEVTIPLFDAIHQVSKYAKFLKDVCTHKENIGGLGVNPLGNSISSVMEDFPEKYGDLDACLVSCMCNLGACVSVMPLSIYEELNLLLLKRSGARFVLADKSIISVVGVAENMLVRIQDLIFPVDFHILETPPINLDRTSSILLGRPFLKTSRFKLDAFVGDYSFEAKGKVVQFNLEESMRQPLGVHSIFGCDIVKDDIVEEKTGSDDEISVSGDLGVGRLSKEKGKDLQLPYPEADKAPNYGEIDKCEHSPLKDALPKANNKDKMVFLLMDAPKGGGT, encoded by the coding sequence ATGGAGATTGATGAAGATGAAAAGGAGGAGGAAGTTGCAcggaaggaagaagaacaatTGAGGACTAAGGTACTGAAGCGGAAGATTACCTTAGAGGAACAAATTCCTATACCTTTCCTTACGTTAGCTAAGAAGGCCAAGAAGCATGAGGAGCTTGATCCCAACATAGTACAAATCTTCAAGAATGTTGAGGTAACTATTCCGCTTTTTGATGCCATACATCAAGTTTCGAAATATGCTAAGTTCCTTAAGGACGTGTGCACTCATAAAGAGAACATTGGTGGACTAGGGGTGAATCCTCTAGGAAATTCTATTTCTTCTGTGATGGAAGATTTTCCTGAAAAATATGGTGATCTCGATGCTTGCTTAGTATCTTGTATGTGCAACTTAGGAGCATGTGTAAGCGTCATGCCACTCTCGATTTATGAGGAGTTGAACCTTCTACTGTTGAAGAGATCTGGAGCTAGGTTTGTGCTTGCGGACAAGAGTATAATCTCAGTTGTGGGTGTTGCTGAAAACATGCTGGTGAGAATTCAAGACTTAATCTTTCCAGTGGATTTTCATATCCTAGAAACACCTCCCATCAATTTGGATAGGACATCCTCCATCTTACTTGGGAGGCCATTCTTGAAGACATCCCGGTTTAAATTAGATGCATTTGTAGGGGATTATTCATTTGAAGCTAAAGGGAAGGTGGTGCAGTTCAATTTGGAGGAATCTATGAGGCAACCTTTAGGAGTTCACTCAATTTTTGGTTGTGACATTGTTAAAGATGATATAGTTGAAGAAAAAACTGGAAGTGATGATGAGATAAGTGTCAGTGGAGACTTGGGTGTAGGGAGACTCAGCAAGGAAAAGGGGAAGGATCTACAACTTCCATACCCTGAAGCAGACAAGGCACCTAATTATGGTGAAATTGACAAGTGTGAGCATTCACCCTTGAAGGACGCTCTTCCCAAGGCCAACAATAAAGATAAGATGGTGTTCCTACTTATGGATGCACCCAAGGGAGGAGGAACTTAA